The following proteins are co-located in the Gavia stellata isolate bGavSte3 chromosome 18, bGavSte3.hap2, whole genome shotgun sequence genome:
- the AIMP2 gene encoding aminoacyl tRNA synthase complex-interacting multifunctional protein 2 isoform X2: MPMYKVRPFHRVGTEVLAEQLPACMYRLPNLHRRPSPPPQVGARERWVDPSLQALESRQEEILKRLYELKSAVNGLSKMIQTPDADFDVTNIIQTDECSPLTTNGADLDLMLGKDYGALKDIVINANPSLPPLSLLVLHSLLCERYKILSAVHTHSSVKSVPENLLKCFGEQTKKQQRHEYQLGFTLIWKDVPKPQMKFSVQTMCPIEGEGNIARFLFSLFGQKYNAVTSTLIDSWVDTAIFQLKEGSSKEKGAVLRSMNAALGKTSWLVGNELTVADIVAWCALQQTGSANAAPANVQKWMKSCENLAPFSSVMKLLQ, encoded by the exons ATGCCCATGTACAAGGTGAGGCCCTTCCACAGGGTCGGCACGGAGGTGTTGGCGGAGCAGCTGCCCGCCTGCATGTACCGCCTGCCCAACCTGCACCGCCGCCCCTCGCCGCCGCCACAGGTAGGAGCGAGGGAGCGGTGG GTTGACCCATCACTTCAAGCACTTGAATCCCGCCAGGAAGAGATTCTAAAACGCTTGTATGAACTGAAAAGTGCTGTCAATGGTCTCTCAAAGATGATACAAACCCCAGATGCTGACTTTGATGTAACTAATATCATTCAAACTGATGAATGTTCTCCTTTGACAACAAATGGAGCAGATTTAGATTTGATGCTTGGAAAG GATTATGGTGCCCTGAAAGATATCGTAATCAATGCAAATCCCTCTCTGCCTCCGCTGTCATTATTAGTATTACACAGTCTGCTTTGTGAACGTTATAAAATATTATCGGCTGTTCACACACATTCATCGGTGAAAAGCGTGCCAGAAAACCTGTTGAAATGCTTTGGAGAGCAGACTAAGAAGCAACAACGTCACGAGTATCAGTTGGGCTTTACTCTTATTTGGAAGGATG ttccaAAACCCCAGATGAAGTTTAGCGTTCAAACAATGTGCCCTATTGAAGGAGAGGGGAACATCGCTAGgtttctcttttccctgtttGGCCAGAAGTACAATGCAGTTACTTCAACTCTGATTGACAGCTGGGTTGATACAGCCATCTTCCAGCTAAAAGAAGGCAGCAGTAAGGAAAAAGGAGCAGTCTTGCGCTCTATGAATGCTGCCCTAGGCAAGACATCGTGGTTGGTGGGCAATGAACTCACCGTAGCAGACATTGTTGCGTGGTGTGCACTTCAGCAGACAGGCAGTGCAAATGCTGCCCCAGCCAATGTGCAAAAATGGATGAAGTCATGTGAGAACTTGGCACCTTTCAGCTCTGTTATGAAGCTACTGCAGTAA
- the AIMP2 gene encoding aminoacyl tRNA synthase complex-interacting multifunctional protein 2 isoform X4: MPMYKEEVDPSLQALESRQEEILKRLYELKSAVNGLSKMIQTPDADFDVTNIIQTDECSPLTTNGADLDLMLGKDYGALKDIVINANPSLPPLSLLVLHSLLCERYKILSAVHTHSSVKSVPENLLKCFGEQTKKQQRHEYQLGFTLIWKDVPKPQMKFSVQTMCPIEGEGNIARFLFSLFGQKYNAVTSTLIDSWVDTAIFQLKEGSSKEKGAVLRSMNAALGKTSWLVGNELTVADIVAWCALQQTGSANAAPANVQKWMKSCENLAPFSSVMKLLQ; the protein is encoded by the exons ATGCCCATGTACAAG GAAGAGGTTGACCCATCACTTCAAGCACTTGAATCCCGCCAGGAAGAGATTCTAAAACGCTTGTATGAACTGAAAAGTGCTGTCAATGGTCTCTCAAAGATGATACAAACCCCAGATGCTGACTTTGATGTAACTAATATCATTCAAACTGATGAATGTTCTCCTTTGACAACAAATGGAGCAGATTTAGATTTGATGCTTGGAAAG GATTATGGTGCCCTGAAAGATATCGTAATCAATGCAAATCCCTCTCTGCCTCCGCTGTCATTATTAGTATTACACAGTCTGCTTTGTGAACGTTATAAAATATTATCGGCTGTTCACACACATTCATCGGTGAAAAGCGTGCCAGAAAACCTGTTGAAATGCTTTGGAGAGCAGACTAAGAAGCAACAACGTCACGAGTATCAGTTGGGCTTTACTCTTATTTGGAAGGATG ttccaAAACCCCAGATGAAGTTTAGCGTTCAAACAATGTGCCCTATTGAAGGAGAGGGGAACATCGCTAGgtttctcttttccctgtttGGCCAGAAGTACAATGCAGTTACTTCAACTCTGATTGACAGCTGGGTTGATACAGCCATCTTCCAGCTAAAAGAAGGCAGCAGTAAGGAAAAAGGAGCAGTCTTGCGCTCTATGAATGCTGCCCTAGGCAAGACATCGTGGTTGGTGGGCAATGAACTCACCGTAGCAGACATTGTTGCGTGGTGTGCACTTCAGCAGACAGGCAGTGCAAATGCTGCCCCAGCCAATGTGCAAAAATGGATGAAGTCATGTGAGAACTTGGCACCTTTCAGCTCTGTTATGAAGCTACTGCAGTAA
- the AIMP2 gene encoding aminoacyl tRNA synthase complex-interacting multifunctional protein 2 isoform X1, with protein MPMYKVRPFHRVGTEVLAEQLPACMYRLPNLHRRPSPPPQEEVDPSLQALESRQEEILKRLYELKSAVNGLSKMIQTPDADFDVTNIIQTDECSPLTTNGADLDLMLGKDYGALKDIVINANPSLPPLSLLVLHSLLCERYKILSAVHTHSSVKSVPENLLKCFGEQTKKQQRHEYQLGFTLIWKDVPKPQMKFSVQTMCPIEGEGNIARFLFSLFGQKYNAVTSTLIDSWVDTAIFQLKEGSSKEKGAVLRSMNAALGKTSWLVGNELTVADIVAWCALQQTGSANAAPANVQKWMKSCENLAPFSSVMKLLQ; from the exons ATGCCCATGTACAAGGTGAGGCCCTTCCACAGGGTCGGCACGGAGGTGTTGGCGGAGCAGCTGCCCGCCTGCATGTACCGCCTGCCCAACCTGCACCGCCGCCCCTCGCCGCCGCCACAG GAAGAGGTTGACCCATCACTTCAAGCACTTGAATCCCGCCAGGAAGAGATTCTAAAACGCTTGTATGAACTGAAAAGTGCTGTCAATGGTCTCTCAAAGATGATACAAACCCCAGATGCTGACTTTGATGTAACTAATATCATTCAAACTGATGAATGTTCTCCTTTGACAACAAATGGAGCAGATTTAGATTTGATGCTTGGAAAG GATTATGGTGCCCTGAAAGATATCGTAATCAATGCAAATCCCTCTCTGCCTCCGCTGTCATTATTAGTATTACACAGTCTGCTTTGTGAACGTTATAAAATATTATCGGCTGTTCACACACATTCATCGGTGAAAAGCGTGCCAGAAAACCTGTTGAAATGCTTTGGAGAGCAGACTAAGAAGCAACAACGTCACGAGTATCAGTTGGGCTTTACTCTTATTTGGAAGGATG ttccaAAACCCCAGATGAAGTTTAGCGTTCAAACAATGTGCCCTATTGAAGGAGAGGGGAACATCGCTAGgtttctcttttccctgtttGGCCAGAAGTACAATGCAGTTACTTCAACTCTGATTGACAGCTGGGTTGATACAGCCATCTTCCAGCTAAAAGAAGGCAGCAGTAAGGAAAAAGGAGCAGTCTTGCGCTCTATGAATGCTGCCCTAGGCAAGACATCGTGGTTGGTGGGCAATGAACTCACCGTAGCAGACATTGTTGCGTGGTGTGCACTTCAGCAGACAGGCAGTGCAAATGCTGCCCCAGCCAATGTGCAAAAATGGATGAAGTCATGTGAGAACTTGGCACCTTTCAGCTCTGTTATGAAGCTACTGCAGTAA
- the AIMP2 gene encoding aminoacyl tRNA synthase complex-interacting multifunctional protein 2 isoform X5: MPMYKVRPFHRVGTEVLAEQLPACMYRLPNLHRRPSGPAPGAASIQDYGALKDIVINANPSLPPLSLLVLHSLLCERYKILSAVHTHSSVKSVPENLLKCFGEQTKKQQRHEYQLGFTLIWKDVPKPQMKFSVQTMCPIEGEGNIARFLFSLFGQKYNAVTSTLIDSWVDTAIFQLKEGSSKEKGAVLRSMNAALGKTSWLVGNELTVADIVAWCALQQTGSANAAPANVQKWMKSCENLAPFSSVMKLLQ; encoded by the exons ATGCCCATGTACAAGGTGAGGCCCTTCCACAGGGTCGGCACGGAGGTGTTGGCGGAGCAGCTGCCCGCCTGCATGTACCGCCTGCCCAACCTGCACCGCCGCCCCTC CGGGCCGGCTCCTGGGGCCGC TTCCATTCAGGATTATGGTGCCCTGAAAGATATCGTAATCAATGCAAATCCCTCTCTGCCTCCGCTGTCATTATTAGTATTACACAGTCTGCTTTGTGAACGTTATAAAATATTATCGGCTGTTCACACACATTCATCGGTGAAAAGCGTGCCAGAAAACCTGTTGAAATGCTTTGGAGAGCAGACTAAGAAGCAACAACGTCACGAGTATCAGTTGGGCTTTACTCTTATTTGGAAGGATG ttccaAAACCCCAGATGAAGTTTAGCGTTCAAACAATGTGCCCTATTGAAGGAGAGGGGAACATCGCTAGgtttctcttttccctgtttGGCCAGAAGTACAATGCAGTTACTTCAACTCTGATTGACAGCTGGGTTGATACAGCCATCTTCCAGCTAAAAGAAGGCAGCAGTAAGGAAAAAGGAGCAGTCTTGCGCTCTATGAATGCTGCCCTAGGCAAGACATCGTGGTTGGTGGGCAATGAACTCACCGTAGCAGACATTGTTGCGTGGTGTGCACTTCAGCAGACAGGCAGTGCAAATGCTGCCCCAGCCAATGTGCAAAAATGGATGAAGTCATGTGAGAACTTGGCACCTTTCAGCTCTGTTATGAAGCTACTGCAGTAA
- the AIMP2 gene encoding aminoacyl tRNA synthase complex-interacting multifunctional protein 2 isoform X3 codes for MPMYKVRPFHRVGTEVLAEQLPACMYRLPNLHRRPSGPAPGAALLGSQEEVDPSLQALESRQEEILKRLYELKSAVNGLSKMIQTPDADFDVTNIIQTDECSPLTTNGADLDLMLGKDYGALKDIVINANPSLPPLSLLVLHSLLCERYKILSAVHTHSSVKSVPENLLKCFGEQTKKQQRHEYQLGFTLIWKDVPKPQMKFSVQTMCPIEGEGNIARFLFSLFGQKYNAVTSTLIDSWVDTAIFQLKEGSSKEKGAVLRSMNAALGKTSWLVGNELTVADIVAWCALQQTGSANAAPANVQKWMKSCENLAPFSSVMKLLQ; via the exons ATGCCCATGTACAAGGTGAGGCCCTTCCACAGGGTCGGCACGGAGGTGTTGGCGGAGCAGCTGCCCGCCTGCATGTACCGCCTGCCCAACCTGCACCGCCGCCCCTC CGGGCCGGCTCCTGGGGCCGCGCTGCTGGGGAGCCAG GAAGAGGTTGACCCATCACTTCAAGCACTTGAATCCCGCCAGGAAGAGATTCTAAAACGCTTGTATGAACTGAAAAGTGCTGTCAATGGTCTCTCAAAGATGATACAAACCCCAGATGCTGACTTTGATGTAACTAATATCATTCAAACTGATGAATGTTCTCCTTTGACAACAAATGGAGCAGATTTAGATTTGATGCTTGGAAAG GATTATGGTGCCCTGAAAGATATCGTAATCAATGCAAATCCCTCTCTGCCTCCGCTGTCATTATTAGTATTACACAGTCTGCTTTGTGAACGTTATAAAATATTATCGGCTGTTCACACACATTCATCGGTGAAAAGCGTGCCAGAAAACCTGTTGAAATGCTTTGGAGAGCAGACTAAGAAGCAACAACGTCACGAGTATCAGTTGGGCTTTACTCTTATTTGGAAGGATG ttccaAAACCCCAGATGAAGTTTAGCGTTCAAACAATGTGCCCTATTGAAGGAGAGGGGAACATCGCTAGgtttctcttttccctgtttGGCCAGAAGTACAATGCAGTTACTTCAACTCTGATTGACAGCTGGGTTGATACAGCCATCTTCCAGCTAAAAGAAGGCAGCAGTAAGGAAAAAGGAGCAGTCTTGCGCTCTATGAATGCTGCCCTAGGCAAGACATCGTGGTTGGTGGGCAATGAACTCACCGTAGCAGACATTGTTGCGTGGTGTGCACTTCAGCAGACAGGCAGTGCAAATGCTGCCCCAGCCAATGTGCAAAAATGGATGAAGTCATGTGAGAACTTGGCACCTTTCAGCTCTGTTATGAAGCTACTGCAGTAA